One stretch of Methanobrevibacter oralis DNA includes these proteins:
- a CDS encoding CDP-glycerol glycerophosphotransferase family protein, which produces ELVNAIRNIDDVVNEYEIKYDEFYKRFCSLCKGKSAKKIIKKIF; this is translated from the coding sequence TGAGTTAGTTAATGCAATTAGAAATATTGATGATGTTGTAAATGAATATGAAATTAAATATGATGAGTTTTATAAAAGATTCTGTTCTTTGTGCAAGGGAAAATCCGCAAAAAAAATAATCAAAAAAATT